A DNA window from Bradyrhizobium sp. CCBAU 53421 contains the following coding sequences:
- the dxr gene encoding 1-deoxy-D-xylulose-5-phosphate reductoisomerase, whose amino-acid sequence MSAVPLRNNKAVAASAARTVTVLGATGSIGDSTMDLLRGARDRYQVEALTANSNVEGLANLAKEFGARFAAIADPAKLSELKDALAGTRVECGAGESAIIEAAARPADWVMAAVSGAAGLKPALAAVDRGATVALANKECLVCAGDIFMERAKKAGACILPADSEHNALFQALASGNREELTRVIITASGGPFRTWAPADIEQATLEQALKHPNWSMGQKITIDSASMMNKGLEVIEASYLFALAPDEIDVLVHPQSIIHGMVEFSDRSVVAQLGTPDMRIPIAHCLGWPDRVVGPSAKLDLAKIGQLTFEAPDFQRFPGLRLAYEALRRGHGATTVYNAANEIAVAAFIAGKIKFGAIARLVEATMNDWIRSGNQPPLHSADDAISVDHIARNKAAALLPQIALKAT is encoded by the coding sequence ATGAGCGCAGTTCCGTTGCGTAACAACAAGGCCGTGGCGGCATCGGCCGCGCGGACCGTGACCGTCCTCGGTGCCACCGGCTCGATCGGCGACAGCACGATGGATCTGCTGCGTGGCGCGCGCGACCGCTACCAGGTCGAGGCGCTCACCGCGAACAGCAATGTCGAGGGCCTGGCCAATCTCGCCAAGGAGTTCGGTGCGCGGTTTGCCGCCATCGCCGATCCGGCGAAGCTTTCCGAATTGAAGGACGCGCTGGCTGGAACCAGGGTCGAGTGCGGGGCCGGGGAGAGCGCCATCATCGAGGCGGCCGCGCGGCCGGCCGATTGGGTGATGGCGGCGGTCAGCGGCGCCGCCGGATTGAAGCCGGCGCTTGCCGCGGTCGATCGCGGTGCAACCGTCGCGCTCGCCAACAAGGAATGTTTGGTCTGTGCCGGCGATATCTTCATGGAGCGGGCCAAGAAGGCCGGCGCCTGCATTCTGCCAGCGGACTCCGAGCACAATGCGCTGTTCCAGGCGCTGGCCTCCGGCAACCGCGAGGAACTGACGCGGGTCATTATCACTGCATCCGGCGGGCCGTTCCGTACCTGGGCTCCCGCCGACATCGAGCAGGCGACGCTGGAACAGGCGCTGAAGCATCCCAACTGGAGCATGGGGCAGAAAATCACAATCGATTCCGCCTCGATGATGAACAAGGGCCTTGAGGTGATCGAGGCGTCCTATCTGTTCGCCCTGGCGCCCGACGAGATCGACGTGCTGGTGCACCCGCAGTCGATCATCCACGGCATGGTCGAGTTCTCCGACCGCTCGGTGGTCGCCCAGCTCGGCACGCCCGACATGCGGATCCCGATCGCGCATTGCCTCGGCTGGCCCGACCGCGTCGTCGGCCCGTCCGCCAAGCTCGATCTCGCCAAGATCGGACAGCTCACCTTCGAGGCGCCGGACTTCCAGCGTTTCCCGGGATTGCGGCTGGCTTACGAGGCGTTGCGGCGCGGGCATGGCGCGACGACGGTCTACAACGCCGCGAACGAGATCGCGGTCGCCGCGTTTATCGCCGGCAAGATCAAGTTCGGTGCGATCGCCCGGCTGGTCGAGGCGACGATGAACGATTGGATCAGGTCCGGGAATCAGCCACCACTGCAC
- a CDS encoding phosphatidate cytidylyltransferase, whose amino-acid sequence MSEGEAAPAAASEQSPTAAGEQGSRNLAMRVVAALVLAPVAIALAYLGGIAWSLLVTLAAIGLFAEWLMVTGLGREFRVMVPGIVALLLAGFGLMAGRIDAALVVLGVGAVVVALTSGVRRNWAIAGLLYAAAAEIASVLLRLDPAKGFAALMFVLLVVWVTDIGGYFAGRSIGGPKLWVRISPKKTWAGAAGGFVASLLVAACFAAFEIGTAGPLLMLGAVLSVVSQLGDLFESAVKRRFGVKDSSHIIPGHGGLLDRLDGFVAAVIVAAIFGFLRGGADGVGRGLMVW is encoded by the coding sequence GTGAGCGAGGGCGAAGCCGCACCGGCGGCAGCAAGCGAGCAGTCGCCGACGGCAGCAGGCGAGCAGGGGTCGCGCAACCTCGCGATGCGCGTGGTTGCGGCGCTGGTGCTGGCGCCGGTCGCGATCGCTCTGGCTTATCTCGGCGGCATCGCCTGGTCGCTGCTGGTGACGCTGGCGGCTATTGGATTGTTCGCGGAATGGCTGATGGTCACCGGACTCGGACGCGAGTTCCGCGTCATGGTGCCCGGTATCGTCGCGCTGTTGCTCGCCGGATTTGGCCTGATGGCGGGCCGCATCGATGCGGCGCTGGTGGTTCTCGGCGTCGGTGCGGTTGTTGTGGCGCTGACCTCGGGCGTGCGGCGCAACTGGGCAATCGCAGGACTGCTCTATGCCGCAGCCGCGGAGATCGCGTCGGTGCTGCTGCGGCTCGATCCGGCGAAGGGCTTTGCCGCGCTGATGTTCGTGTTGCTGGTCGTGTGGGTCACCGATATCGGCGGCTATTTCGCGGGCCGCAGCATCGGCGGACCAAAGCTTTGGGTGCGGATCAGCCCGAAGAAGACATGGGCCGGCGCGGCCGGCGGTTTCGTTGCGAGCCTGCTCGTCGCGGCCTGCTTTGCCGCCTTCGAGATCGGCACGGCCGGGCCGCTGCTCATGCTCGGAGCCGTGTTGTCGGTGGTCTCGCAACTCGGCGATCTCTTCGAATCCGCGGTGAAGCGGCGGTTCGGGGTGAAGGATTCGAGCCACATAATTCCCGGCCATGGCGGCCTCTTGGATCGCCTGGACGGCTTCGTCGCGGCCGTCATTGTGGCGGCGATTTTCGGCTTTCTCCGTGGTGGCGCCGATGGCGTCGGACGCGGTCTTATGGTTTGGTGA